In one window of Hevea brasiliensis isolate MT/VB/25A 57/8 chromosome 10, ASM3005281v1, whole genome shotgun sequence DNA:
- the LOC110648521 gene encoding patellin-3, whose translation MAEEVQKAPHEAVVVVADVPQAEKMTPTPEPPLPVMPVVEKEAPPVPETEEEPMKPKLQVEEAVETEASKSSGENDEKIPESVCFKEESTKVTDLSDSEKKGLQELRELVQEALNTHEFGTKIPPTPAAAAKGEEGKEAVGAVEEQKPVQEATPAPEEEHVKAEPEVVAETKDEVVKEEKIETVETEVTEEKAAPAATDAVDDDGAKTVEAIEETIVAVSSSAPQEQSLPLEKESEAKSASTVNEEAKDVIIAPPEDVSIWGIPLLADERSDVILLKFLRARDFKVRDAFTMLKNTIQWRKEFGIDELLEQDLGDDLGKVVFMYGFDKEGHPVCYNVYGEFQDKDLYQKSFSDEEKRNRFLRWRIQFLEKSIRKLDFRPGGISTIVQVNDLKNSPGPSKRELRQATKQALQLLQDNYPEFVAKQVFINVPWWYLAVNKMISPFLTQRTRSKFAFASPSKSAETLLRYIAAEQIPLKYGGLSKDGEFCTADAVTEITMKPAAKHTVEFPVSETCLLTWEVRVVGWDVTYGAEFVPSAEESYTVIIQKARKLTATEEPVVCNSFKIGEPGKVVITIDNTTSKKKKLLYRLKTKVSAD comes from the exons ATGGCTGAAGAGGTTCAAAAGGCTCCCCATGAAGCAGTGGTAGTTGTTGCTGATGTTCCTCAGGCTGAGAAAATGACACCAACTCCAGAACCACCGCTGCCAGTAATGCCTGTGGTTGAGAAAGAGGCACCGCCAGTGCCGGAAACTGAGGAGGAACCGATGAAGCCAAAGCTGCAGGTTGAGGAAGCTGTAGAAACTGAGGCATCCAAATCCAGTGGCGAGAATGATGAGAAGATTCCTGAGTCTGTTTGTTTTAAAGAAGAGAGCACTAAAGTAACTGACCTTTCTGATTCTGAGAAGAAAGGGCTGCAAGAGCTTAGAGAACTAGTTCAAGAAGCTCTTAACACGCATGAATTCGGTACTAAAATACCACCAACACCAGCGGCAGCGGCCAAAGGAGAAGAAGGTAAAGAAGCTGTCGGGGCAGTGGAGGAGCAAAAACCAGTCCAGGAGGCAACACCGGCACCAGAAGAAGAACATGTAAAGGCAGAGCCTGAAGTTGTAGCAGAAACAAAAGACGAAGTCGTAAAAGAAGAAAAGATTGAAACGGTGGAAACTGAGGTTACTGAAGAAAAGGCGGCTCCTGCTGCTACTGATGCTGTAGACGATGACGGTGCAAAGACTGTGGAAGCCATTGAAGAGACAATCGTAGCAGTCTCTTCTTCTGCTCCACAGGAGCAGAGTTTGCCCCTGGAAAAAGAGTCCGAAGCAAAGTCTGCATCAACAGTGAATGAGGAAGCAAAAGATGTTATAATAGCCCCACCAGAGGACGTATCCATCTGGGGTATTCCGCTTCTAGCAGATGAAAGGAGCGATGTGATTCTTCTAAAATTTCTGCGTGCAAGGGATTTCAAGGTGAGAGATGCATTCACCATGCTCAAAAACACTATTCAATGGAGAAAGGAGTTTGGCATTGATGAATTGCTTGAACAAGACCTGGGTGATGATTTGGGGAAGGTGGTTTTTATGTATGGTTTTGATAAAGAAGGGCACCCAGTATGCTACAATGTGTATGGCGAATTTCAAGACAAGGACCTTTACCAGAAGAGTTTTTCTGATGAGGAGAAAAGGAACAGATTCTTGAGGTGGAGAATTCAGTTCCTGGAAAAGAGTATCAGGAAATTGGATTTCAGACCTGGTGGGATTTCCACCATTGTTCAGGTTAATGACTTGAAGAATTCTCCTGGACCTAGTAAGAGGGAACTAAGACAAGCTACCAAGCAGGCACTTCAATTGCTCCAAGACAACTATCCTGAATTTGTAGCAAAACAG GTGTTCATCAACGTGCCTTGGTGGTACCTGGCAGTTAATAAAATGATAAGCCCATTTTTGACTCAGAGGACTAGAAGCAAGTTTGCATTTGCTAGCCCTTCCAAATCTGCAGAGACCCTTTTGAG GTATATTGCCGCTGAGCAAATACCACTTAAATACGGAGGACTGAGTAAAGATGGGGAGTTTTGCACAGCCGATGCTGTTACTGAGATCACAATGAAGCCAGCAGCAAAGCACACTGTTGAATTCCCTGTTTCTGAG ACATGCCTGTTAACTTGGGAAGTCCGAGTAGTGGGATGGGATGTGACCTATGGGGCAGAATTTGTGCCTAGTGCTGAAGAAAGCTACACAGTAATAATTCAGAAGGCAAGAAAGCTTACTGCAACTGAAGAACCAGTTGTCTGCAACAGTTTCAAAATCGGCGAGCCGGGTAAGGTTGTGATCACCATTGACAATACAACCTCAAAGAAAAAGAAGCTCCTTTATCGTCTGAAAACAAAGGTCTCTGCTGATTGA